CTTGGTGCATATGTGTATGCCGTTCGCCAGTATCGGACCTATGCTCTCGAGAGATGATCTGATACGGTCTTGGATTACGTAAGGGAACTACCTTCCTCAAGCGAGAGTGTGTTTCCTCGCTGCATCATCCATCACGTCAATGAATTGGCATATAGTGCCGGATCAATCCCGTGACTGAAGTCATGGGCTTTCTCCCTGCATTCCTGTGAAATTTCTGGCCAAAAACAGGAGGCTCATGCGGCAGGGAGAAGGGGTCATAGAATAATTCACAAGGCCTTCTTTTTCGCCCCATTTGGACTGAACTATCCGTTCACTGTATGTGTGAATGGCTCGTCGGCAACAGAACGGTTATCTATCGAAGGAAACTATACACAGGAAAACAGTAATCTATCGTATGGATACCGAAGATCCCCTCATACGTGCTGATGGGTGGTTCTGGCATCTATCCAACGTCATCCTTGGTCCCGCTGTCCTTCTTGCCACTGTTCTGTACGTCCCGCCGGGAACCCATTCACTGAATCTGATTATAGCCGGTGTGGACCCGTTCTATCTCCTTGTTCCCCTCTCGCTACTATACACCTGCTGGTGTATACGTGACCTGTTGAGGTGGTATGAGGGAGACGTGGTGTTGTGATTCGCCACTTCTATCATCTGCACTTACCGTTCGCGGGTAGTCATAGAGAAGGTGGTGAACTGTTCTATGACACCCTCGCAGGGAGAGTAAACGAGAACGTCGCTCCCTCGGGGAGTTCTTGGAGAAGCGTGTGCCAACTGGCGTTGAAGGGCATATAAGAGGGTTATTCAGCAGACGGACTAAACCATGCTCACAGAGGTAGCAGCGAGTGCACTACGGAATAGTGGATCGCTCGTAGAATGACTTGTCTGCAATCGAGCCGACTCTGTGCTCTCTCGGAGTAGTTGTGTTGGTGCAATCTGCTGCCCCACTATTTTGATTTAGGACCGGAAATACCAATAGTCTCCTGTGTATTTGTGCGGATACCGCTGATGGAGCGAGAGGACTTCGATGATACGGCACCCGGTGAAATCGTTCCCACGACGACCCCGAAGGGGACGTATTCGGCGTTCCGGCCTGACCCGCTTCCCCTCCTCAATCAGCACTGAGAGAGTGAACTACCCTACCCTATCGTTCGCCTGACGGCTCGCGCTTGAGGGGTTGGCTTCCTGCTTCCACGACGCGCTTTGCAGAGACGGACGTATCCACAGGGAGCGCAGTCTCCACAGGCGTTGATTCGGAGTGTCCCACTCCTACTTTCGTGATACCGCGAGAAAGGGTATTCCATGCAGCATTCGCGTCCCTATCCGCCGTGAAACCACAGGCGGGACAGGAGTGCTCGCGCACAACGGCTTATCGGTCGAAACGCCGCACGACGCGCATTCCTTCGTCGTTCCCGCCGGTTCGACGGCGACGAAGTGCGTCCCGTTCCACTCCCACTTGTATTCGAGTAGAGAGAGGAACGTTCGTCACGCGGCGGACGCCGTGTTTCGACTGTTCGACGGAGATTCGAGCATTTCCTTCACGTTCAGGTCTTCGACCGCCACGAGGTCGTACTCCCGACGTAGTATGCCGAGAGCTTGTGAAGGAAGCCCTGACGCTTTCGTTACAGGTCGGCGTGGCACTCCGCGACCCGACGGCGTTGCTTCTCGTAGTTGGTTCGAGATGAAGGCCTTGTCAAGTTTGCCTTCGAAGGGTTTCAGGGGTTATGAATTTCTGGCTCTGTTGAAATCCTCAGAGAGTTACATGTTCGCCGTGTAATCCTACGAGATGAAGGCCCTCCCGAAGTCGCAGATTCTCCGGTTTACTGAGAAGGCGATCCATCTGGCGCGTCGAGCGGTCTCTCGATACTCCTCGAAATTTTCCAAACACCGCTACACACTTCCTCAGCACGTTGTTCTGCTGTGTCTCAAAGTTCGAAAGAACACAACCTATCGTGGCCTGCTTGATGAGCTGATCGAGATGCCACGTATCCGTCGTGTTATCGGACTAGCTGAACTTCCTACGCCATCAACGCTCTGTAAGGCGTTCAATCGACTTGACATGGCTGTCTGGCGTGTCATGTTGACTCTCTCAGCGACGTTACTTCCGACGAGCGGCGTTGTTGGGATTGATGCGTCAGGGTTCGACCGCAGTCACGCTTCGAAACACTATACGAAACGCGCTGAACTCACGATTCAACAGCTCAAAGTGACACTACTGGTCGATGCGAAGGTGAATGCAATTCTCGATCTCCATGTGACGACGACACGAAAACACGATAGCCAGATCGCCCCGTCGTTGATCAAGCGCAATCCCGAGAGTATCGATATTCTGCTTGATGACAAAGGCTACGACGATCAGAAAATTAGACGACTTGCCCATCATCACGAGATTCGCCCACTGGTCAAGCATCGTGAGTTCACATCGCTCCACAAGGCATGGAACACTCGCTTAGACACTGATCTCTATGGCCAGCGGAGTCAGTCCGAGACCGTCAACTCGACACTCAAGCGAAAGTACGGTGCGTTCGTCCGGTCACGACGCTGGTGGAAACAGTTTCGTGAACTCACTATCGCCTGTCTTACTCATAACGTAGATCGATCACTCTGAACGGTCAATACAAGAGAGCTATTCACTAACGATGTTCTCGATAATGGCGGTTCCTGCGACGTAGACAGGGAGCATGAACAGAATCATCAGAACAGGAATCACGATGAACACAGGTGTATTCCCATCCCCTGTTTCGTAAACAAGCGCAGCTAACAGAAACGCAATCAGAGCTAGGAGCAATTCAGTGCGATCCATATCGGCACAACAGTATCGAGCTGTGTTATGATTTCGGTGTGTACGCAGTTTTCGTGACCGGCTGTTTCAGACAAAAATGTGTCTGAAGAATAGGATTTCAACAGAGCCGAATTTCTCTATTGGGGAGATCCGGATCCAGCCTCAAGTGAGGTAACTGGTTCTTCGTAGTCTGTTTCTCCGCACCAGTAGCAGTTGTCTAGGCGGCAGTCACTCATGGTTACTGCATCACAGTTCTGGCATTGATCCAGTTCTTCCTCGAGGCCTATATCCTCTTCTGGGATGACGGTGGTGATTGAGTCATTATCTGAGACAAGAAAGACAGCACTGGTTTCTTGGTTCCAGAGTTCTCGGTTGTAGCCTCCAGAGAGGTTGATTCGGACACTGTTATCGATGTGTTTCTTCTTTCGATCCTCAGAAAGTTGGATCCGCATAGTCCAGCGGAGTTTTACGTGTTCTGTGATTCGGTAATCCTTCCCGTTCTTGTTGATGTAGTTAATCGGTTTATCATCCTCTTGGTGACTCAAGAAACTCTATAGTATAATTTTCAAAACCTGCTTTTAAAACTCATCTCCGAGGAGAGGCTCACCGGTAGAACCAAGAGGTTCTTCCACACTTTCTACTGGAAAGAGGTTCTCTCTGATGGAAGTACCAGACCAACTACTGTGCCTGTTCAGCACCCAACTGAAGGAAGAGGACGGTAATTATATCATCGAAGTACCAGCTCGAGAGATTTCTAAAGGTCAAGTGGAACCTGGCCAAATCCATCGTGTAGCGGTAATCCAGACCCAGACCTCAAAGACGGAAGATCGATCTCACCAGCAGAGCCGGGTACAAGATGAAAGCGAACCTAAGCCACCTGTTGAGGAAGGTGAGCAGCGAACTGTTGTCATCGAGGATCTCGGTGATCAAGGTGATGGGATTACTCGGGTCGAACGTGGCTATGTTATCATCGTCCCAGGCACCGAACCAAGCGAACGGGTAACAATCAAAATCAAAAACATCCGTGACAACGTCGCCTTCGGAGAAGTCATTAAGCGGTACGACAACCACGAATAATCGTCATTCGAAAACGGTGGTCCTCTCGTCGATTATTGACCCTGATTTCGGGCACCCTCCTCGTGAGGCTGGACGACCACGAATCCATCTGAGCCAGTAAACTCCATCTGTATTGCTTCCCCGGATGTCTGGCCGATTTCAAATGTCTTGTTTGCGGTGACCGATGGCGAAAGGTTGGTGCTCCATGCAACGGTTGCATCCGGATCGGTGAAGACGGGTGGTGTCACCACCAATGGATCCCCGTGAGTCGAGATCGCTATCTCGCCAGGGCCAGTGAGGGAGACGTTCGTCAGCCCGCCCGCGGGCACTCCCAAGAGACTGCCAATCGTGTTAATTTCGTAGTCGATGGTGGACTCAAACGCAAGGACGTCGTTCCCATTGACCGAGATCGACTCATCCTCATCAAGTTCAAGGACCTGGATTTTCTTGCCCTGCTCAGCGATGTAGAGATGACCGCTTCCCTCGGCCTCCATGACCGGTGTCCCTTCACTGCTTACTGCATCTTTTACGAAACCGGTGATACCGCCTTCGGGCGACGACTTCCCCGTGAAGGTAACGTCGCCAGTATATGCGATCATTGAGCCGGCTTTGATCATCACCTCTCCATCAAGAGGGATGTCTAGAAGCCGCTTGTTTTCTTTCTGGAATCCCTCTCCTCCTTCCATCGGGGCATTAGATTTTGAAAACCCATCTAGTTTCATGGAAATAAAGGGTCGTTTTATGGACGACTCATGCATACTGTCAGCGGGTTATACTTGAAAGTAGGGTCCAGTAGATGGCGTGATTTCTTTCTTCAAAAATGCTCGCGAAACCCGCGGCAAGTATAGGAGGTGTACATATTGTTCTGTCAGATGATCTACTCTCAGAAAAGCTTTATATGTAGAAACTCTAATAGTAGTATGGCTACTGCTGAAACGACAGAACTGGGGAATCTCGCCTACCTAATACTCACGTTAATTGGTGCCGTGATGCTCGCAAACGGCGTCTATATGTTCATCGGTCCCGAGACGTATCTTGCAACAGCTATCGGATTTGTGGTCGGAGGGTGTGTTTTCTTTGCGTCAATGCTACTCTATTACCGAATCTACCTCCAAAATAACTGATAAGTTCGCATCTGTAGTTACCGCTCAGTACAGAACGTGATTCCACCACTATTTCAATACGCAAACACCGCTACGAACCCGAATATAACTAACATCACACCAACGAACCGCATGGACCAGACGCCTCCTTTCGTGGGGGTCGGGTCGCTAGCGTGAAAATTCCGTATTCGAGCTAAGGTCTCTGGAAATAACAGAAATGGGACGCCAAGAGCCGCTACAAGAAGACCAGCACCAAGACTTTCCAGAGACACCATCTTGGGTCGGAATTTGGCATGGTTGGCCATAAACATTCTGACACCGTGTCGTGTTAGATTCGCGAACAGAGCAGCATCGTAAGTACTCACAGCCCCGAATCCCCGAAAGTTATTCCTTGACAGACACCTATCACCATAGTATGAAAACGGTTCAGTCAAGCCAAATGGGGCAATTAATCTTCTTTGTATCGCTTGCTACAATGGCTTTCCTCAGTGCAATACGTCTCATTCAGTATGACTCAGTTCCGTGGAAATTGGTCGCGGTATTTGCTATCGGAACTGCTCTACTCGTTGGACCTGTTTCATGGACTGCCCGGAATCGGCTTCCTGAGGAGCGCCGTGAGAATCTTGTTTATATCGCAGCTGCCATCGCACTACTCTGCGCTCCAGTCATACTTGGCCTTGGACTTATCTTTGATAACCTGATGCTTTTTATTGATGCTGGTGCACTCGGCAGTATCGTGGGCTTTGCAGTCGCATTACTTGTCGAGCAGCTAATTGTTCCTAAGCGGCTTCATGGGTCCGCTCAATAGACAGATGCAGTCCCCAAATCGGGCGTTTCAGCTCCGTATCTGATTCTGAATAAGAACTCGAATTACCAACTGATAATTTCGTGACCGGGACACCCGAAGGTGTAACTGGTCAGATGGAGAGTAACAGAATCTCTATGAGCCAGTCTGCTCTTTACCGTTCAGGGACTCCGTAATCGACGTGAACGGTCGGCGTACTCGGTGACTCCGGTGCCTCCACACCATTCCAATCTACAAGGTGAATGTTTGCTAACTCACCAGAGAACCGGAACCGCTGCACATTAGAATCAATTGAACCCTCTACTGCTGAATCCGTGACAATCGTAGCTTCCTCAAGTGGATTATCAGCCATCATTTCGATCTTATCAGCAACTGCGATCTCAAAATTCGAGGGTACACCACGACCAACAATCGTTACAAGGTTCGGTAGTTGTCTATCATCTGCTGAACTGCTTTCGTTTTCTGCTTGAGTATCGCGTGTCATACCCCGACAACTCGAGTATCTCCGTATAAGCTTTCTTGTCGGAAAAACAGTAGGATGATGAGAAATTCTAGAATCCTAAAATGCGGAGACAACAGAACGGATTTTGGAACCTTTTCTGTACTGTAAGACCCGGGAAAAGCATGTACAAGGGTGATAACAATTAGTCTGGTAAGTGGGAATGACGTATGGACAATCTGACCGGCTTCCAACGCGATCTCCTGTACGTGATCGCTGGGAGTGACGAGCCCTCAGGCCAAGACGTGAAAGATGAGGTAGAGCAGTACTATAACAGCGAAATTAACCATGGCCGGCT
This region of Natrinema sp. DC36 genomic DNA includes:
- a CDS encoding IS5 family transposase, whose amino-acid sequence is MKALPKSQILRFTEKAIHLARRAVSRYSSKFSKHRYTLPQHVVLLCLKVRKNTTYRGLLDELIEMPRIRRVIGLAELPTPSTLCKAFNRLDMAVWRVMLTLSATLLPTSGVVGIDASGFDRSHASKHYTKRAELTIQQLKVTLLVDAKVNAILDLHVTTTRKHDSQIAPSLIKRNPESIDILLDDKGYDDQKIRRLAHHHEIRPLVKHREFTSLHKAWNTRLDTDLYGQRSQSETVNSTLKRKYGAFVRSRRWWKQFRELTIACLTHNVDRSL
- a CDS encoding TRAM domain-containing protein; this encodes MEVPDQLLCLFSTQLKEEDGNYIIEVPAREISKGQVEPGQIHRVAVIQTQTSKTEDRSHQQSRVQDESEPKPPVEEGEQRTVVIEDLGDQGDGITRVERGYVIIVPGTEPSERVTIKIKNIRDNVAFGEVIKRYDNHE
- a CDS encoding AIM24 family protein, giving the protein MKLDGFSKSNAPMEGGEGFQKENKRLLDIPLDGEVMIKAGSMIAYTGDVTFTGKSSPEGGITGFVKDAVSSEGTPVMEAEGSGHLYIAEQGKKIQVLELDEDESISVNGNDVLAFESTIDYEINTIGSLLGVPAGGLTNVSLTGPGEIAISTHGDPLVVTPPVFTDPDATVAWSTNLSPSVTANKTFEIGQTSGEAIQMEFTGSDGFVVVQPHEEGARNQGQ